In Spea bombifrons isolate aSpeBom1 chromosome 9, aSpeBom1.2.pri, whole genome shotgun sequence, the genomic stretch ccgagatcaggcgctttcagggtggtatggccgcaggtgtgaaagtgttttattttacttctcttattctgttgctgttgctgctgctgttgctgttgctgctgctgttgctgctgctgttgctgttgctgctgctgttgctgttgctgctgctgttgctgttgctgctgctgctgttgctgttgctgctgctgctgctgctgcttgtcgtcagacagaaagaattataagccctgggacagggcagagaaggtgagaaggttcaaataagggtttaaagtgTGAtaggttcacacctttcctcccatgtaatgtcttaaaaagaggttattctccaccctaagtgataagttaccaaatttcaattttatacatgtggataggtctcacattcaatagatgaaatcgtgagcacaattataagaaaggactgagaattcaaaatagtaattatttatttaaaaataataaaaattacagaaatccaaaattaaaacagagtataacatagaatgcctgttaaagcttatatgcataaaaaataaaaataaacataccagtcaGTCTCGATATGAAGTCTCGCTTCAGTCTCTCGGTCTGCCCCAGAGTATAAACAAAggtctacatatatataagattttgtAACTAGACCTGCGTATCGCTACCTCAAAAAGAGTACTAACGGTCATAAAAAACTCAGGAGagaatcaggagaggaaaatcaccaaggccgagctgttgatcatttttacagaatagccaaaacattctaatcttaaaacattaaaaaaatcttatgtaacAGAAACTACTAGTACTGCGTAGTTAAatccttaaccttaacttctactgagacCTGTAACAGTCattaaccttaacttctactgaggcCTGTAACAGTCCCTCTCCATTAGCTGGGCAGAAGAATTGTGATTACTCGGTCCAGCTAATAACATTAACTTAAATTAATCAACAAGATTAGAATCACCACATTCTAAATCTAttggtgaaaaagaaaaagaaaggtgtTTCTGCGATTtcgtgaaaaacaaaacatttacaatgtGAACACCATACATGAtcacaagttatattttcatGAGAACTCTGCAATTGATAAAAATCACCCAACTGAAATGCATAAGACTCTGTATACAGATGCAACAAAGTATTTCTCCATATCCCACCAAAACAAGTCTCATGAGGAGGTCCATTGCAAGCAAGCAAGACTGTGCAACCAAAAGTTCCATGGCTTACAATATTAAGAAGTCCTTCTTGTTTAGTTTGTAATATCAATTGGAAAATTTGTTTGTCTTTATTGACACATTCAAAGAACGATGGATTAGAAAAATTCCTCGAACCCAtgagctgccaaaaaatgtaattggtcTTGAGATTCCTCGAAAGTAAAGTTCCCTTCGGTGTCAGAATCAACAACGGACTCACTGATTGTAATGGGAGGTGATATAGAAAATCTTTCATATTCACTGGAGTCTGTATCTTGTTCACCGCTGGAGacagctggagatatgagtacTGTGCTGTCTCCTGAACCTTGAGATTCCGTCTCCGTGGGACTCTGTGGGAGGCTTTGCAATTCCGTTTGTTGTGAGGATGTATCATTGCAATGGCTATAATGATTCCAAAGAATGTCCCAATATCTCTGTGATATCATGGGAAGTACGACTAATCCTACAAGATCATCAAACACATAAGGATTATTAACGTCACTTATTTTGGTGTTACATATCTCGCAACGGTAAGACAGGTCATACGTTACTACATCTTGATTCTTTCTAACTTCCACACCCAACAGGAAGTGTGTCCACAAATCCACTAGTATCCTGGAAGTTAAAACAggtgtattaaaaatgtttcttatgaGCCTGTCACAAGCTACAGCATTCATCTTCTTCGAACTTGTTTACCTTTAggcaaaagagaaaataatcgCCATATAACACCAAATAGAAATAATCCAAATATTAGCAGTAACAGTGGTTTTAAGTACCCAAAAATACTCAATATGTTACCAATGCTACCAAAAATACCATTTCCCAATTTTCCTAATCCTTCTCCTACAGAAGAAATAGCTTTTCCCATTCCAGGccataatgattttaaagctttACCAAGGTTCTGCATCCATTGAGGAAAATCTCCTTCATGAATATCTATACGTAATAACTCAGAATGTATCTTTTGCGTTAATACATCTATAGCATCATGGGTGGTAcctatgattattttcatagatttcaaatgagccaaaaatgcAGTCATATATGGCAGctgcaaaacaaaatgtggAACATCAAATCGCAGTATTTGTAAAACTGTCTGGGTCTGCAATGGCGGGGTGAAGATTATATTAAAACACTCAATAGAGGTATTTACTGTAATAATTGATGGTTGCATAGAAGGAATATTACATTCACTTGTACTGCTTAAaaccagataagaaccattagatAATGACTCAATTCGAGTATAGGGAGCAATTACCGGATGCACAGTAATTTCACAATCAGATCCCTTACCATCAGCTCCACAAGGCAAAACACTATAAATTTCACCACATACAAGATATCCTATCTCTGTACATTTCTCAActttaagataaaaatattcTCCACATTTATAGGAAATGTAATCATATGGCtgtttaatttgcattaaagcTAAATCATCAGCAGTTTCAATCAAATGTCCAAAATTATCAAGTTCCCAGTTAGTAGTATAAACATCACCAGGGATAATCAATTCATAGTACAAAAACAATTCCCACTGACTATCATCAGGATTTCTCATTTGTTCGTTTGCTTAAGTTCGTTAATATCATAAACCCTGAGTATCGATACATGAGTTAAAACTTCACTTTGTCTTTCACTCAAGCCTAATTGTTTTTGAATCCATGTCACATTTAATAATGTGGTATCAATTTGTTCCCCTTGAAGGGTTAATCTCATAGCTGTTAACTTATTAAGTACCATTAAAGCTCTTAATTCTTCTGCTAAAACAGTAAAATCTGACATCGCAGCagatataaaaattattaaatgatcttttaacaacaaaactttcttttttaactcttcATCATTAGCATCGGAGACGTAGCTAATAATAGAAACAGCATCACTTAGCAAATGACCAGTTGTTATTGAAACTTCTGCATTATTTAACAACCGTCGTCTCgttaacaaaacattttcacattcaTCACTTTCTTGTGTAATGTTGTTTtgataatgtatattttcaaaTGTGTTATTTGTTCCCCACACTGCTTCAGCATATGGCATATCAgcgatattttttgttttacactgTATATACTCACATGGTTTGTCGTCAGTACCAATATATACGTTCATTTTATCCTGTATACCTTTTATCACAGATTCCACATCATATATGGTGCTGTCTGTCAAACATTTCTGAAACAGGGAGTAAACCGTATAATTTGCTTTAACAAATTTAGATTTCTGTACGCACCAAAAACCAGGAAGTCCGCTGTAATGTAAAAATCCTTGGTCGATTTGTTTAGGCTGCCACTTGAAAATATTATCAgtcaaattgtaaaaaaatgaacaagaagTGCATCTATAAACCTGTGAAGGAATGTTTGGATCACATATTCCTTGTTCTATCAAACTTTCGTAAGTAATACCACACGGATTACCTTTTCCTTTGCAAGAGTGACTAAAATACGATGTATTCAAAAATGAGGGAAATCTTGGCATTGTACAAATATCCCATTCCGTCAGACTGCGAAATAACTTTTTCCATCCTTTTGCCTGCCACTCAGGGGGTAACGCCTGTCTCTTTAATTCACCTGTTTCCGGATTTTGTAcctcaatatataatttcttcaTCAAGGCGTCATAgccatcatcatcataaagtTCTGGTTTCCACCATTCTGAGTAAAGCAAATTAGAACAAAAAACAGCACCTTTATAAGGTCTTACACCTCCAGGAAATCGATATTCCTCCTCTTCtgcatcttcccaaaaatcaatACGTGTGTCATTCCTTCTGAAGGGGACAAATCCTTTTTGAGTAGTTTGTCctgtattcaaataaaaaataggatAACCTTTATATGTTACCTTGTCCTGTGTAGTACCTGGACGGGGACactgatcagcttttatttcCGGTGTTGGCCAGATTCGTACACCTtgaaaatcaacaaaataacaatgtCCAAGAGAAACATAACACATCTTTTCTCTATATGTTTGTTGTTTCCGGTGGTCCTGTAAAGGCAACTTATATGGCAGGGTAACAGCTTGTACCTTTTTCATCTGGTCATCTAGGTATAACTTTACCAGAGCACGTCCTTCATCAGAAACAATTCCAGCCGTTTTTGCAAGAATATTAGAGTCTATAAGTACCACTTGGGATATACCCAGGACTTTCTTCTTTTCCACAATAGGTGTTGGATATGGTTTCCAGTACAGACCTTGTTCAAGTCCTGTAACCTGTACATTCACAGGAACATTATTAGACATCAAAGCTCTTTTATGTACATGTTTAGCATTCCCAATACCTGGATGAATTTGGGTCTGATTCCATGTCAGGGTGGTTCCAGGGCGTTGTGTGATAAAATACCACTGAATGCGAAGAATTGCAACACAGATTGTAGTTATCAACAACAACAGGAtgaaaaatgcaagaaaaaagtaACCCAGTTTTCTCAGACTTACTGGGGTCTTATTGTAAAATCCACAGACATGTTTTTGCTTCAAAGAAGGCATTTTAGTGCAATCAGGTATATCAATGAAAGTCTCTTTCTCACCTGATGTCTGCACATCTTCCGTGGCACACGATTGATATTCAAACAAGGTGTCCTGCTGGTTTTCCTGTGTCTGCACATTTGCCATGGTCAGCCATTGAGAGTAAGTTAGAGGTGGTTTCTCCTCCATGCTGAATATCACAGGATAAAGGAACAGGTTTTAAATTGTCAATACTCACAGTTCTTTGACGGCCTTGTTTATCAACTATAATAAAAGTCCGttcattaataacagttttaatctCTGCTGGAGGCTTCCAACGTGGTCGTAAGGGCTTTATAATAGATACCCTCTCCTGGACAAAGTGGCCAACCTGTGGAGTCCATGCATGTGTGGTATCTGGTGCGTACGCAGGGTGAGACAAAGCGTCTCGCAACTCCTGTAGAAAAGATAATTGTTCTAGTCTCCCTGGTGCAGAAATAGAAGAGTCAACAAAGTCAGTATTCATTGAAACACCATACATCAATTCAAAAGGCGTTTTACCTGAATTTGAAGCAGGAATATTGTTAATACCTAGTTGTACCTGAGGTAACAATGGGTACCACTGTGTGGGACGAGAATACAACAACTTGGTTAGGAGTCGTTTTATTTCGGCATTTTTCCTTTCCACAACCCCACTACTTTGAGGATGGTAAGGGGAGCTGAATTCCCATTTAATACCTAGGGCACGAGCCCACTCTTGGGTTTTCACAGCTGTGAAAGCCGGACCGCCGTCCGAGTGTAAGATCTTTGGTTTTCCAGCACCTACCAAAAAATTGAGACAACTAAGCGTGGTGTTAGAATTCGTAGCACGTACGGGGTACAACCAAGTAAACCTAGTACAGGCatcaacacatactaacacatatagGTAACCATGAGAAGGTGGCAGTGGACCAATATGATCAAGATAAATTAGATCAAAAGGTTTGTTAGGAATTTCTTTAACAATATGTGGTGGATTTTGATGGTTAGGATTGTTAACTAACAAACATGGTTTACAATTACCTACCACATATGACACCGTTTTTCTCATATTAGGCcaccaatattttttcttaagtgCTTGAAGAACATTgtcacgtcccaaatgtggatGACCAATACTTGCATGTGCTTTATTGGCAATTCGAACCCTTTCTTCTTTAGGTGGAAGGATATAATCAATTTCTTTAATAGTGACAATACAGTGTTCATCTTGCActttatatgcatatatttttggatatcCAGGTGGATTAGGTCTGGAATCATCCAAACAGGCATTTAACTCTGCATCGAGACTGGCTGGTTTTGCTTGTGACCTGGTTTTAACTTGGTTCACAGCATATTTTTGACTAACAGCTTGTGCGAGAGAATCAACAAGCTGATTACCCAGTGTGTGAGCAGACGAACCTAGCTTCCTGTGAGCCGGTTCATGTACAATTTCAATATCAGGCTTATGATTGAGATAAGCAGAAATTGCTTTCCATTTCGCAATATGCATTAACGGCTTCTTTTTAGCCGTGAGAAAACCATTTGATCTCCATATAGGAAGATCTTCATTAGCAGATCGTGCTAAATAAGCAGAATCAGTAACAACAAGAACAGGACCCTTATCACTTAAAGCTTCTTTTAATGCAAAAACCAATGCATATATCTCAGCATATTGTGACGAATGATCTCC encodes the following:
- the LOC128504258 gene encoding uncharacterized protein LOC128504258 isoform X2; this translates as MSLLKTWQLPIGDHSSQYAEIYALVFALKEALSDKGPVLVVTDSAYLARSANEDLPIWRSNGFLTAKKKPLMHIAKWKAISAYLNHKPDIEIVHEPAHRKLGSSAHTLGNQLVDSLAQAVSQKYAVNQVKTRSQAKPASLDAELNACLDDSRPNPPGYPKIYAYKVQDEHCIVTIKEIDYILPPKEERVRIANKAHASIGHPHLGRDNVLQALKKKYWWPNMRKTVSYVVGNCKPCLLVNNPNHQNPPHIVKEIPNKPFDLIYLDHIGPLPPSHGYLYVLVCVDACTRFTWLYPVRATNSNTTLSCLNFLVGAGKPKILHSDGGPAFTAVKTQEWARALVVPIVTSGTTRY
- the LOC128504258 gene encoding uncharacterized protein LOC128504258 isoform X1, translated to MSLLKTWQLPIGDHSSQYAEIYALVFALKEALSDKGPVLVVTDSAYLARSANEDLPIWRSNGFLTAKKKPLMHIAKWKAISAYLNHKPDIEIVHEPAHRKLGSSAHTLGNQLVDSLAQAVSQKYAVNQVKTRSQAKPASLDAELNACLDDSRPNPPGYPKIYAYKVQDEHCIVTIKEIDYILPPKEERVRIANKAHASIGHPHLGRDNVLQALKKKYWWPNMRKTVSYVVGNCKPCLLVNNPNHQNPPHIVKEIPNKPFDLIYLDHIGPLPPSHGYLYVLVCVDACTRFTWLYPVRATNSNTTLSCLNFLVGAGKPKILHSDGGPAFTAVKTQEWARALGIKWEFSSPYHPQSSGVVERKNAEIKRLLTKLLYSRPTQWYPLLPQVQLGINNIPASNSGVARRFVSPCVRTRYHTCMDSTGWPLCPGEGIYYKALTTTLEASSRD